A window from Herbaspirillum sp. meg3 encodes these proteins:
- a CDS encoding response regulator has protein sequence MTRKILIVDDDQKTRTLLKTYLEKNQYEVRLAHNGEAFLAEFQRYADELSLVILDVMLPDTDGFALCKIVRRKSNVPIIMLTASSDETDRVVGLELGADDYIAKPYSPRELLARIKAIHRRTGIDNAAAPRFYRFVGFTLDTVERTLLDSAGQVVALTGMDYQLLKYFVEHPGDVLDRNVLSEETRGRDSGPLDRSLDVQISKLRLRLNDGGKQPHLIKTVRGAGYVFSADVTAASV, from the coding sequence ATGACCCGCAAAATCCTCATCGTCGACGACGACCAGAAAACCCGGACTCTCCTGAAAACCTATCTGGAGAAAAACCAGTATGAAGTGCGCCTGGCGCACAACGGCGAAGCTTTTCTGGCGGAGTTTCAGCGCTACGCCGACGAGCTGTCGCTGGTGATTCTCGATGTCATGCTGCCGGACACCGACGGCTTTGCGCTGTGCAAGATCGTACGGCGCAAGTCGAATGTGCCGATCATCATGCTGACCGCCAGCTCGGACGAAACCGATCGCGTAGTCGGTCTGGAGCTGGGCGCCGACGACTACATCGCCAAGCCTTACAGCCCGCGTGAACTGCTGGCGCGCATCAAGGCCATCCATCGCCGCACCGGTATCGATAATGCCGCGGCGCCACGCTTTTATCGCTTCGTTGGCTTCACTCTTGATACGGTGGAACGTACGTTGCTCGATAGCGCCGGGCAGGTGGTGGCGTTGACGGGGATGGACTATCAATTGCTGAAGTATTTCGTCGAGCATCCGGGTGATGTACTGGATCGTAATGTGCTCAGCGAAGAAACCCGTGGCCGCGATTCCGGTCCTTTGGATCGCTCGCTCGACGTACAGATCAGCAAGTTGCGCCTGCGTCTGAACGACGGCGGTAAGCAGCCGCATCTGATCAAGACGGTACGCGGCGCGGGTTATGTGTTCTCGGCCGATGTGACTGCGGCGTCGGTCTGA
- a CDS encoding ATP-binding protein, translating to MSGIPPPVLPAPPKALRRQYFPAVAHVLDWLLPNSLLGRLSVVMIFGVLVTQLAGGLIWAAQLRTKSEAETRIAAQHLAHSASGAIRYFMSLPSNYRPIMIQQLREMGGTRFFVNANTALVPIQPIAQNSLADIAVESAEEALKSDLPFLPEFRLAFAWPDNLPVSDDGLKIGDLPDSWVQHILLIKPNPAPVLVIQTQIESGKWLYLAALMPNPYFLDSSNPLSLDRVVLQGLSLAAILLLTILVVRWTTRPLAALSDAAEAFGKGETVPELPETGSREFVKTARAFSGMRERIKRYLEDRERLFVSISHDLRTPITRLKLRTELLDDDDMRTEFHDDLDELDMMVKGALQSVKDSDIHENRTEVRLDALVARMIRDASMAGHEVAFQPSGINVMAKPLALKRAIGNLFDNALFYGEKVEITIRQSQGVDGDMVEIELRDHGPGVPEDAMGSLFQPYLRLEHGRNLNSGGMGLGLGIARNIVQAHGGELLLRNHPEGGLIATIILPAK from the coding sequence ATGTCCGGCATTCCGCCCCCCGTATTGCCGGCGCCGCCCAAGGCCTTGCGCCGACAGTATTTTCCTGCGGTAGCGCATGTGCTGGACTGGCTGTTGCCGAATTCCTTGCTGGGCCGGTTGTCGGTGGTGATGATCTTTGGCGTGCTGGTGACGCAACTGGCCGGAGGCCTGATCTGGGCGGCGCAATTGCGCACCAAATCAGAGGCGGAAACCCGCATCGCCGCACAGCATCTGGCGCACAGTGCCTCGGGCGCAATTCGTTATTTCATGAGCTTGCCGTCCAATTATCGTCCCATCATGATCCAGCAACTGCGTGAAATGGGCGGCACGCGCTTTTTCGTCAACGCCAATACCGCGCTGGTGCCGATCCAGCCAATTGCGCAGAATTCCCTGGCGGATATTGCCGTCGAATCTGCTGAAGAAGCCTTGAAATCCGATTTGCCGTTCCTGCCGGAATTCCGTTTGGCGTTCGCCTGGCCGGACAACCTGCCGGTCTCCGATGACGGCCTGAAAATCGGCGATCTGCCTGACAGCTGGGTGCAGCACATTCTGCTGATCAAGCCGAACCCGGCACCGGTGTTGGTGATCCAGACGCAGATCGAGTCTGGCAAGTGGTTATATCTGGCGGCATTGATGCCGAACCCGTATTTCCTCGACAGCAGTAATCCCTTGTCGCTGGATCGCGTGGTCTTGCAAGGCTTGTCGCTGGCGGCGATTCTGCTGTTGACCATTCTGGTGGTGCGCTGGACCACGCGTCCGCTGGCAGCCTTGTCGGATGCGGCCGAAGCATTCGGCAAGGGCGAGACCGTGCCGGAGCTGCCTGAAACCGGCAGCCGCGAATTCGTCAAAACCGCGCGCGCCTTCAGCGGCATGCGCGAGCGCATCAAGCGTTATCTGGAAGACCGCGAGCGACTGTTCGTCTCGATTTCACATGATCTGCGCACGCCGATCACGCGTCTCAAGCTGCGCACGGAGTTGCTTGATGACGATGACATGCGCACTGAATTCCACGACGATCTCGATGAGCTGGACATGATGGTGAAGGGCGCATTGCAATCCGTCAAAGACAGCGACATCCACGAAAACCGTACCGAAGTCCGGCTCGATGCGCTGGTGGCACGGATGATCCGCGATGCCAGCATGGCGGGGCATGAGGTGGCGTTCCAGCCTTCTGGCATCAACGTCATGGCCAAGCCGCTGGCCCTGAAGCGCGCTATCGGCAACCTGTTCGACAATGCGCTGTTTTACGGAGAGAAAGTGGAGATCACGATCCGGCAGTCACAAGGCGTTGACGGCGATATGGTTGAGATCGAACTCCGTGATCACGGCCCCGGCGTACCGGAAGATGCGATGGGAAGTCTGTTTCAGCCCTATCTGCGACTGGAGCATGGGCGTAACCTGAACAGCGGCGGCATGGGCCTGGGGCTTGGCATTGCGCGTAATATCGTGCAGGCGCACGGCGGTGAATTGTTGTTACGTAATCATCCAGAAGGCGGCCTCATCGCGACGATCATCCTTCCGGCGAAGTGA
- a CDS encoding carboxylesterase, giving the protein MDQSARTEHLQERHQERQRDHAVILLHGLCGSSLELGTIPKALKKANCTVVEMQIPNYSAALTDPTVTPNWMDWCAMVESKIVKLKEEHKTVSLCGLSMGATLALAVASFSREILSVVLLSPVLKYDGWSIPWYHRWMNLPYTLGYRNWTYKESDPYGIKNFEMRRRVANALKKDGVAAVGAAAIPARHLWAAQKLMAYVRQSLPLVRASTLVIHSIDDETAAPRNAEMIMENIKSEVRKVIWLGDCYHIITVDNEREIVTNEAAQFIKRNIDMHSNDISLKYLLHNSPLKDRRSASAS; this is encoded by the coding sequence ATGGACCAGAGCGCACGCACCGAACATCTGCAAGAGAGGCATCAGGAACGGCAGCGGGATCATGCCGTTATTTTGTTGCACGGATTGTGCGGCTCTAGCCTTGAGCTGGGAACTATCCCCAAGGCGCTGAAAAAGGCCAACTGCACCGTGGTTGAGATGCAGATCCCCAATTACTCTGCTGCATTGACTGATCCCACCGTCACCCCGAACTGGATGGACTGGTGCGCCATGGTGGAAAGCAAGATCGTCAAACTCAAGGAAGAGCACAAAACGGTATCGCTGTGCGGACTGAGCATGGGCGCCACGTTGGCGCTGGCAGTGGCGAGCTTCAGCCGGGAAATCCTGAGTGTCGTGCTGTTGTCGCCGGTTCTGAAATATGATGGCTGGTCGATCCCCTGGTATCACCGCTGGATGAATCTGCCGTACACCCTGGGCTATCGCAACTGGACCTACAAGGAAAGCGATCCCTACGGTATCAAGAATTTTGAAATGCGTCGTCGCGTTGCCAACGCCCTCAAGAAAGACGGCGTGGCGGCAGTCGGTGCTGCGGCCATTCCGGCGCGGCATTTATGGGCGGCGCAAAAGTTGATGGCTTACGTGCGGCAATCGCTGCCGCTGGTGCGCGCCAGCACGCTCGTGATTCATTCGATCGACGACGAAACCGCCGCACCGCGCAACGCCGAGATGATCATGGAAAACATCAAATCGGAAGTTCGCAAGGTGATCTGGCTGGGCGATTGTTATCACATCATTACGGTCGATAACGAACGTGAGATCGTGACCAACGAAGCGGCGCAGTTCATCAAGCGCAACATCGACATGCACAGTAACGATATTTCCCTCAAGTATCTTTTGCACAACTCTCCATTGAAGGACCGCCGGTCGGCATCGGCATCATGA
- a CDS encoding DUF4118 domain-containing protein translates to MGIIKLRNAKRWKAVNLNPTLVCTFGFLVAFALRYVLSPFVDESMSMLFFALNCIVMSYLFGYVQSLILLIISIPTALFFFRKPYFMMDGLGNKDVFLIVVYGTIVMLASVIIEWLQRERYSAVLQQRVSETRYQMLIESDQARRAEYAEHFAAVSKRQSEEAAANSAGVAPQ, encoded by the coding sequence ATGGGCATCATCAAATTGAGAAACGCGAAGCGCTGGAAAGCAGTCAACCTCAATCCCACGCTGGTGTGCACCTTCGGTTTTCTGGTTGCGTTCGCGTTGCGCTACGTGTTGAGCCCGTTTGTCGACGAGTCAATGTCGATGCTGTTTTTCGCGCTTAACTGCATTGTGATGAGTTATCTGTTCGGTTATGTGCAGTCGCTGATTTTGCTGATTATCAGTATTCCGACGGCGCTGTTCTTTTTCCGCAAGCCGTATTTCATGATGGATGGCTTGGGTAACAAGGATGTATTTCTGATCGTGGTTTACGGCACGATCGTGATGCTGGCATCGGTCATTATCGAATGGCTGCAGCGCGAGCGCTATTCGGCTGTCCTGCAACAGCGGGTGTCGGAGACGCGTTATCAGATGCTGATTGAATCGGATCAGGCGCGCCGGGCCGAATACGCGGAGCATTTTGCGGCAGTCAGCAAGCGTCAGAGCGAAGAAGCTGCTGCAAACAGCGCCGGTGTGGCGCCTCAATAA
- a CDS encoding IscS subfamily cysteine desulfurase — translation MNASSACITSDSSVSPSGDKAALQFPIYLDYSATTPVDPAVAVKMCAYLTEKFGNPASSSHSFGWEAKAAVEKARKQVAALVGAKATEIVWTSGATESNNLALKGAAHVLREAGRGKHLITVATEHKAVLDTMHTLERAGFDVTFLQPQPNGLITIEQFKAALRPDTILASVMMVNNEIGVIQPIAELGEVCGERGIVFHVDAVQAAGKITIDLQTLKVDLMSFSAHKIYGPKGIGALYVRHNPALKLEAQIDGGGHENGMRSGTLATHQIVGMGEAFALAAQLQEEESARIRVLRDRLWSGLRDLPGVVMNGCEQARIPHNLNVSFDLGGEISVAGQLLDIAVSAGSACNSANAAPSYVLSAIGRPDALARSAIRFSLGRYTTEAEIDYTIKTLQQLLQNQPAPAH, via the coding sequence ATGAATGCTTCCTCCGCCTGTATTACCTCCGACAGTTCCGTCAGCCCCAGCGGCGACAAGGCTGCGCTGCAATTCCCCATTTACCTGGATTATTCGGCCACAACCCCGGTCGACCCGGCGGTTGCAGTCAAGATGTGTGCTTACCTGACGGAGAAATTCGGCAATCCGGCCAGCAGCTCCCACTCTTTCGGTTGGGAAGCCAAAGCCGCGGTGGAAAAGGCGCGCAAGCAGGTCGCTGCACTCGTCGGCGCAAAGGCGACGGAGATCGTGTGGACGTCCGGCGCGACAGAATCCAACAACCTGGCGCTCAAGGGCGCGGCACATGTCTTGCGGGAAGCCGGCCGCGGCAAGCATTTGATTACGGTCGCCACGGAGCACAAGGCGGTCCTCGACACCATGCATACGCTTGAGCGTGCAGGTTTCGACGTGACGTTCCTGCAGCCTCAGCCCAATGGCCTGATTACCATCGAACAATTCAAGGCGGCGTTGCGTCCTGACACCATCCTGGCTTCAGTCATGATGGTCAACAATGAAATCGGCGTCATCCAGCCAATCGCCGAACTCGGTGAAGTTTGCGGGGAGCGCGGCATCGTTTTCCACGTTGACGCGGTACAGGCTGCCGGCAAGATCACCATCGACCTGCAAACGCTGAAGGTTGATCTGATGTCATTCAGCGCGCACAAGATTTATGGCCCCAAAGGCATCGGCGCCTTATACGTCCGCCACAATCCGGCGCTGAAACTGGAAGCCCAAATCGACGGCGGCGGGCATGAAAACGGCATGCGCTCCGGCACGCTGGCGACACATCAGATCGTTGGTATGGGCGAAGCTTTTGCCTTGGCCGCACAATTGCAAGAGGAAGAAAGCGCGCGTATCCGTGTCTTGCGCGACCGCCTCTGGAGCGGCCTGCGCGACCTGCCGGGCGTCGTGATGAATGGCTGCGAACAAGCGCGTATCCCGCATAACCTGAACGTGAGTTTCGATCTGGGTGGAGAAATTTCGGTAGCGGGACAGCTGCTGGATATCGCCGTATCGGCCGGCTCGGCCTGTAATTCGGCCAATGCGGCGCCGTCTTACGTGCTCTCGGCAATCGGCCGTCCGGACGCGTTAGCGCGCAGTGCCATCCGTTTTTCACTGGGACGCTATACGACGGAAGCGGAAATCGACTACACCATCAAGACCCTGCAGCAATTGCTGCAAAATCAGCCGGCACCTGCGCATTGA
- a CDS encoding LysR family transcriptional regulator, whose amino-acid sequence MDLNQLEAFSAVMTIGSVTGAGRSLGRSQPAVSKAIQDLEGELGYPLFDRNGPRVTPTDKAFLLYEEVERSLVGLRTIRERAIEIGREELQPIHLVATPALASTIAPAALKLIEKNGLPEHIHLRSASAEQVVHSVLHRTVSLGLTSLPVAHRGLDLHWIGQAPCVAVLRADSPLAKADVITVDALRHERVITMSNRYRLRQRIDMALGHDKPLNVAIETNTSFNAIMAAHAGLGVALVEPITALGMPIEGLAVRPLAENIPFYFGVVTPFGKPVDSITQALIGAIETAARDILHGFVKRDASDHDDLL is encoded by the coding sequence ATGGACCTGAACCAACTGGAAGCTTTTTCGGCGGTGATGACTATCGGCAGCGTGACTGGAGCCGGGCGTAGTCTTGGCCGGTCGCAACCGGCTGTCAGCAAGGCGATTCAGGATCTGGAAGGTGAGCTCGGTTATCCCTTGTTTGATCGTAACGGCCCGCGCGTGACGCCGACCGACAAGGCCTTCCTGTTATATGAAGAAGTGGAGCGCTCGCTGGTCGGGCTGCGCACTATCCGTGAACGCGCCATCGAAATCGGCCGCGAAGAATTACAACCCATCCATCTGGTGGCAACCCCGGCGCTGGCATCGACCATTGCGCCGGCAGCACTCAAGCTGATTGAAAAGAACGGGTTGCCAGAGCATATCCATCTGCGCAGCGCCTCGGCGGAGCAAGTGGTGCATTCGGTGTTGCACCGTACGGTCAGCCTCGGTCTGACCAGCCTTCCGGTGGCGCATCGCGGCCTGGATCTGCACTGGATCGGCCAGGCACCTTGCGTGGCGGTGCTGCGCGCGGACAGTCCTTTGGCTAAAGCTGACGTGATAACCGTCGATGCCTTGCGCCATGAGCGCGTGATCACCATGTCCAACCGCTATCGCCTGCGTCAGCGCATCGACATGGCGCTCGGCCACGACAAGCCGTTGAACGTGGCAATCGAAACCAACACCTCCTTTAACGCCATCATGGCGGCACATGCAGGCCTTGGCGTCGCGCTGGTGGAACCGATCACCGCGCTGGGGATGCCGATCGAAGGGCTGGCGGTGCGTCCGCTGGCGGAGAACATTCCCTTTTATTTCGGCGTCGTCACACCCTTTGGTAAGCCGGTCGACAGCATCACGCAAGCCTTGATCGGCGCGATTGAAACAGCGGCGAGAGATATCTTGCACGGCTTCGTCAAACGTGATGCCAGCGATCACGACGATTTGCTGTAA
- a CDS encoding NAD(P)-binding domain-containing protein, with protein sequence MSETTQAANTVTGTGAIGLAALEARLQQDLAWLELPAKSWVPPKTVDGQQVLDVAVIGGGQAGMAAAVSLLHLGINAVIYDQSPAGFEGPWATTARMETLRSPKKLTGPALGFAALTFRAWFEAQFGLAAWEALDKIPRLQWMDYLRWYRKVMELDIRNDHRIDAILPRADGVVELHIDAPAGKSVVLARRVVLATGRDGLGGAYLPALAESLPRALWAHSSDDMDYSKLAGKRVGVIGAGASSMDSAATALESGAERVDLLIRRKELPRINKGKGAGSPGLTNGHINLPDEWKWRIRHYINVQQTPPPSGSVQRVSKFANARFLFGASIDKVEVVGDSLRITTPRGLFEIDFLIFSTGFRIDWTVRPEFAAIAPHIRNWRSRYMPPVGDEDMELSDSPDLGPAFEFRQKHPGGLPGLERVHCFCYPAALSHGTLSGDIPAISDGAQRLAQGIASLLYGEDVDTHYKNIQAYAEPELIGDEWTPSEPTEQERRGASR encoded by the coding sequence GTGAGTGAAACTACACAAGCCGCGAACACAGTGACCGGCACCGGAGCGATTGGCCTGGCTGCGCTGGAAGCGCGCCTGCAACAAGACCTGGCGTGGCTGGAGTTGCCCGCCAAATCGTGGGTGCCCCCCAAGACCGTGGACGGCCAGCAGGTACTGGATGTCGCCGTCATCGGCGGCGGCCAGGCCGGGATGGCTGCTGCGGTGTCGCTGCTGCATCTGGGCATTAACGCTGTCATTTACGATCAGTCGCCGGCAGGATTTGAAGGTCCCTGGGCAACGACTGCGCGGATGGAAACCCTGCGTTCGCCAAAGAAGCTGACCGGCCCGGCGCTGGGCTTCGCGGCATTGACTTTCCGTGCCTGGTTTGAGGCGCAATTCGGACTGGCCGCCTGGGAAGCGCTGGATAAAATCCCGCGTCTGCAATGGATGGATTATCTGCGCTGGTATCGCAAGGTCATGGAGCTGGATATCCGCAATGATCATCGCATCGATGCCATCCTGCCACGCGCCGACGGCGTTGTGGAGCTGCATATTGATGCCCCGGCGGGCAAGTCTGTGGTACTGGCACGCCGCGTCGTGCTGGCCACCGGGCGCGACGGTCTTGGCGGTGCTTATCTGCCGGCTTTGGCCGAGAGTCTGCCGCGTGCGCTGTGGGCGCATTCTTCGGACGACATGGATTACAGCAAACTGGCCGGCAAGCGCGTTGGCGTGATCGGTGCCGGTGCGTCCTCCATGGACAGCGCGGCAACTGCGCTGGAGTCAGGCGCTGAACGCGTCGACCTGCTGATCCGCCGCAAGGAACTGCCGCGCATCAACAAAGGCAAGGGCGCAGGCAGCCCGGGTCTGACCAACGGCCACATCAATCTGCCGGATGAGTGGAAATGGCGCATCCGCCATTACATCAACGTGCAACAGACGCCGCCGCCAAGCGGCAGCGTGCAGCGTGTGTCGAAGTTTGCCAACGCGCGCTTCCTGTTCGGAGCGTCCATCGACAAGGTCGAGGTGGTCGGTGATAGCCTGCGCATCACCACGCCGCGCGGTCTGTTCGAGATTGACTTCCTGATTTTCTCGACGGGCTTTCGTATCGACTGGACCGTGCGTCCGGAGTTTGCCGCCATTGCGCCACATATTCGCAATTGGCGTTCGCGCTACATGCCGCCGGTCGGCGACGAAGACATGGAGTTGTCCGATTCTCCCGATCTCGGCCCGGCATTCGAATTCCGGCAAAAGCATCCGGGCGGCTTGCCGGGACTGGAGCGTGTGCATTGCTTCTGCTATCCGGCGGCATTGAGCCATGGCACGCTGTCGGGCGATATTCCTGCCATCAGCGATGGCGCGCAACGGCTGGCGCAAGGCATCGCGTCCTTGCTCTATGGCGAAGACGTCGATACGCATTACAAAAACATTCAAGCCTATGCCGAGCCGGAACTGATCGGCGACGAATGGACACCGTCCGAGCCGACCGAGCAAGAACGCCGGGGAGCAAGCCGATGA
- a CDS encoding ABC transporter permease: protein MSGAILRSVLQALAVLLLMTVIVFFGLHMIGNPVDILIGQDVDQVDRLRIIKELGLDQPIWRQYLAFLNGALHGNLGNSFVYNEPAIKLIFQRLPATLELAFAALILAVLVGIPLGLLAGLFPENIFSRMIMTGSILGFSLPTFWIGLMLIMAFSVSLGWLPSGGRGQTAGLFGIQWSWLTADGLRHLILPALNLSLFKISLVIRLTRANVREVLPMDFVKFARAKGLAPLRVVLMYVLRNTLIPLVTILGLEFGSTIAFAVVTESIFAWPGAGKLILDSINALDRPVIVAYMMVIVCLFVTLNLIVDVLYKVLDPRVRVEVKA, encoded by the coding sequence ATGAGCGGGGCGATTCTGCGCAGCGTCTTGCAGGCGCTTGCGGTGCTGCTGCTGATGACGGTGATCGTCTTCTTCGGGCTGCATATGATCGGCAATCCGGTCGACATCCTCATCGGTCAGGACGTGGATCAGGTCGATCGCCTGCGCATCATCAAAGAACTCGGTCTAGATCAGCCTATCTGGCGGCAATATCTGGCCTTCCTCAATGGCGCGCTGCACGGTAATCTCGGCAACAGCTTCGTCTACAACGAGCCGGCCATCAAACTGATCTTCCAGCGTCTCCCGGCCACTCTGGAACTGGCTTTTGCGGCCTTGATCCTGGCGGTGCTGGTCGGTATTCCGCTCGGCTTGCTGGCAGGTTTGTTTCCGGAAAATATCTTCTCGCGCATGATCATGACGGGCAGCATCCTCGGCTTTTCGTTGCCGACATTCTGGATCGGCCTGATGCTGATCATGGCATTCAGCGTATCGCTGGGCTGGTTGCCTTCCGGCGGACGCGGCCAGACGGCGGGCTTGTTCGGCATACAGTGGTCGTGGCTGACGGCAGATGGTTTGCGCCATCTGATCCTGCCGGCGTTGAATTTGTCACTGTTCAAGATTTCACTGGTGATCCGTCTCACGCGCGCCAATGTACGTGAAGTGCTGCCGATGGATTTCGTCAAGTTCGCGCGCGCCAAAGGCCTGGCGCCGCTGCGCGTGGTGCTGATGTACGTGCTGCGCAATACGCTGATTCCGCTGGTGACGATCCTCGGTCTGGAGTTCGGCTCGACCATCGCCTTCGCCGTCGTGACGGAAAGCATCTTTGCCTGGCCCGGCGCCGGCAAGCTGATCCTCGACAGCATCAATGCGCTCGATCGTCCGGTCATCGTGGCGTACATGATGGTGATCGTGTGCCTGTTCGTGACGCTGAATCTGATTGTCGACGTCTTGTATAAAGTACTGGATCCGCGCGTGCGGGTGGAGGTCAAGGCATGA
- a CDS encoding ABC transporter permease translates to MTQEEVRAKVAALSAFQTPRRESPWRRVMRGFLASKTAMFGLAVAVLLMIAALAAPWLTPQNPYDLMQLDVLDARLHPGSANGLGTFTYWLGTDGQGRDLYSAILYGLRISVGIGVGSALLAGVIGTLIGLLAAYAGGKVDALLMRLADLVLSFPSILVSMLILAYLGKGIFNVMATLVVLEWAYYARTARGQALVERQKEYVEAARGLGVSGWRIMVRHILPNCLPPLIVIGTLQIARAITLEATLSFLGLGVPITEPSLGLLISNGYQYMLSGEYWISFYPGIALLVVIVAINMVGDRLRDVMNPRWQK, encoded by the coding sequence ATGACGCAGGAAGAGGTCCGCGCCAAAGTTGCCGCCTTGTCGGCATTCCAGACGCCGCGGCGCGAGTCGCCGTGGCGACGCGTGATGCGTGGGTTCCTGGCGTCGAAGACGGCCATGTTCGGACTGGCCGTCGCCGTCCTGCTGATGATCGCCGCGCTGGCGGCACCGTGGCTGACTCCGCAAAATCCCTATGACCTGATGCAACTGGATGTGCTTGATGCGCGCTTGCATCCGGGCAGCGCCAACGGTCTGGGCACATTTACCTACTGGCTCGGCACGGATGGGCAGGGGCGCGATCTGTATTCCGCAATTCTTTATGGTCTGCGCATCAGCGTCGGTATCGGTGTCGGCTCAGCCTTGCTGGCTGGTGTGATCGGCACCCTGATCGGTTTGCTGGCGGCGTATGCCGGCGGCAAGGTCGATGCGCTGTTGATGCGGTTGGCGGATCTGGTGCTGTCGTTCCCGTCGATTCTGGTTTCGATGCTGATTCTGGCGTATCTGGGCAAGGGCATTTTCAACGTCATGGCGACACTGGTGGTGCTGGAGTGGGCTTACTACGCCCGCACTGCGCGTGGTCAGGCGCTGGTAGAGCGGCAGAAGGAATACGTCGAGGCTGCACGCGGTCTGGGTGTATCGGGCTGGCGCATCATGGTGCGGCATATCCTGCCGAATTGCCTGCCGCCGCTGATCGTCATCGGCACGCTGCAGATCGCACGCGCCATCACACTGGAGGCCACCTTGAGCTTTCTCGGCCTTGGTGTGCCGATCACGGAACCGTCGTTGGGTCTGCTGATTTCCAACGGTTATCAATACATGCTGTCCGGCGAATACTGGATCAGTTTTTATCCCGGCATCGCCTTGCTGGTCGTGATCGTGGCGATCAACATGGTCGGCGATCGTCTGCGCGATGTCATGAATCCAAGGTGGCAGAAATGA
- a CDS encoding ABC transporter ATP-binding protein — protein MSASNSVPTLEVRNLRTHFFTPGGVLPAVDDVSLTLERGRILGLVGESGSGKTVTGFSILGLLDAPGRIVGGQILFKGQDLVTLDKKSLRSLQGNRIAMIFQDPMMTLNPVLRVEAQMIDAVLAHSKVSRDQARQLARDTLGMMGIASPDERLQAYPHQLSGGMRQRVAIAIAMLHKPDLIIADEPTTALDVTIQAQILSEVQKLARQHGTALIWITHDLSVVAGLADDVAVMYSGRIVEQGKVSDVLDRPLHPYTQGLIGSLPSNNRRGERLRQIPGLTPNLLHLPPTCAFAARCERVSEQCLTRPEITEPLKAHFVRCFHPAVPLDAANTVELRHG, from the coding sequence ATGAGTGCATCCAACTCTGTGCCGACGCTTGAAGTACGCAATCTGCGTACGCATTTTTTTACGCCCGGCGGCGTATTGCCGGCAGTCGATGACGTCTCGCTGACGTTGGAGCGCGGCCGCATTCTCGGTCTGGTCGGCGAATCCGGGTCGGGCAAGACCGTAACCGGTTTTTCCATCCTCGGTTTGCTGGATGCACCGGGCCGCATTGTCGGTGGACAGATTTTGTTCAAGGGACAGGATCTGGTGACGCTGGACAAGAAGTCGTTGCGCAGCCTGCAGGGTAATCGCATCGCGATGATTTTTCAGGATCCGATGATGACCCTGAATCCGGTTCTGCGGGTCGAAGCGCAGATGATCGACGCCGTACTCGCACACAGCAAGGTCAGCCGCGATCAGGCACGCCAACTGGCGCGCGATACCCTGGGCATGATGGGCATCGCCAGCCCGGACGAGCGGCTTCAGGCGTACCCGCATCAATTGTCCGGTGGTATGCGGCAACGCGTGGCAATTGCGATTGCCATGCTGCACAAGCCCGACCTGATCATCGCTGATGAGCCGACCACCGCATTGGACGTGACGATTCAGGCGCAGATTCTGTCGGAAGTGCAAAAGCTGGCGCGCCAGCATGGCACCGCGCTGATCTGGATCACACATGATCTGTCGGTGGTGGCGGGGCTGGCTGATGATGTCGCCGTGATGTATTCCGGCCGAATCGTCGAGCAAGGTAAAGTATCCGACGTCCTCGACCGGCCGTTGCATCCTTACACGCAAGGCCTGATCGGCAGCTTGCCGAGCAACAACCGCCGCGGCGAACGCCTGCGCCAGATCCCTGGCCTGACGCCGAATTTGCTGCACCTGCCGCCGACCTGCGCATTTGCCGCACGTTGCGAACGCGTCAGCGAACAATGCCTCACGCGTCCGGAAATCACGGAGCCGCTGAAGGCGCATTTCGTGCGTTGCTTCCATCCGGCGGTGCCGCTGGATGCTGCGAATACTGTGGAGCTGCGCCATGGATAA